Part of the Halorhabdus utahensis DSM 12940 genome, ACTGCGGGATCGCTGACAAGGGCCATCGCCATGCCTGTCCGTCGCTGCAAGCCGCCAGATAGCGACTGGAACGGTGTTTCCGCCCACTCGGTGAGATCGAGTTCTTCGAGTACCGTCTCGACGGCAAGCCCATCGTCGTACAGCCGCCGGATGAGCGCGACGTTCTCCCGGACTGAGAGACGATCGAACGTGTGAAACGACTGTGGGACGACGCCGATATCCGCCTTGATCGAGCGGGCGTCCGTGGTTACGTTCTGGCCGAGGACGGTCGCTGAACCCGCCGTCGGCGTCCGGAGGCATTCGAGCATCTCGACTGTCGTCGTCTTGCCCGCCCCGTTGGGGCCGACCAGCGCGAAGACTTCCTCGGCCCGGATGTCGAACGTCACGCCATCGACGGCGACCGTCTCGCCGTAGGTCTTCCGGAGATCCATCACTTCGATGACTTTCTCGGCCTGATCTTGGGGGGTACTCATGTATCCATTGGTACCGGCACTTCAGTGGGACGTTTGATAAAATATACTATTATCTGAAACGTCCGGCCAGCCCCTGGCGACACCGACGATTTCGGGCGGACGGCCTGCAAAACAAGCAGACTGTCCCGATCACCGTCAGCCCGAACCGAATTCATTTCTTCCGCCTTACATATGGTGCGTGCCCCCTTTCCCGCGAGGGGCATATATCCGGCATTGCCACTGTTTACCCTGGTAAGCCCGGAAGTCACGTCGCCGTCATCCACCGCCGCATTTAATACAGGCTATCACGAAAAATAAGTCATGTCATCAATCGAACTCACGCCGAGTCAGAAAAACATCCTGCAGGAACTCGTCAACCTCTACCGTGACTCCGAAAGTGCGGTAAAGGGCGAGGAAATCGCCGAGCGAGTCAACCGGAATCCCGGCACGATCCGCAACCAGATGCAGAGTCTGAAGGCGCTCCAGCTCGTCGAGGGGGTCCCCGGGCCGAAGGGCGGATACAAACCGACTGCGACCGCCTACGATGCGTTGCAGATCCAGGACATGGACCACGCCGCGGAGGTTCCGCTGTTTCACAACGGTGAACAGATCGAGGAGGCAAACGTCGCCGAGATCAACCTCGCGAGCGTCCATCATCCCGAGAACTGCCGCGCGGAGGTCACTCTCCAGGGCTCGCTCGCCGATTACGACGAAGGCGACAGCGTTACAGTCGGCCCGACGCCGCTGTCGAAACTCCAGATCGTCGGCACGCTCGACGGCAAAGACGACACCAGCAACAAGCTCATTCTCACGATCGACGACATGGTCGCCCCGGCCGAAGCGCCGGAACACTGACGCCACCTCGGTCACGAGCGTTTCTCGAATCTTCGAATCGGTCTCCACGGCGGACCTGATCACGTGACACGCTCGCATGCAACTTCCGCGGCGTGATTTCAAAGGGTTTGTATCCCGGCCTCGCTGAACGACGGATATGACTGAGTCGGTGGTCGTTCTCGGTTCCGGGTACGCCGGCGCGGGCGCGATCCAGCGCCTCGAGTCGGAACTCGGTGATCGGGCCGACCTCACGTGGGTATCTGATCAACCGTATCATCTCGTCCTCCACGAAGTCCATCGCTGCATCCGTGATCCGTCCGTCAAAGAGCACGTGACGATCCCGGTCGACGAGATCAAGTCCCCCTCGACGACGTTCATCGAGGGTCGTGTCGAGACCATCGACGTCGAACATCGAACGGTCGGATTTGCAGACGGCGAGTC contains:
- a CDS encoding Rrf2 family transcriptional regulator; translation: MSSIELTPSQKNILQELVNLYRDSESAVKGEEIAERVNRNPGTIRNQMQSLKALQLVEGVPGPKGGYKPTATAYDALQIQDMDHAAEVPLFHNGEQIEEANVAEINLASVHHPENCRAEVTLQGSLADYDEGDSVTVGPTPLSKLQIVGTLDGKDDTSNKLILTIDDMVAPAEAPEH